The DNA sequence TATCAGATTTCAAAGATGACTTCTTCGTTTGCCACTCTGAAACGCTCACTGTAAATACCTTCAGGAGCTGCTGGTCCGCATCCGATAATCATGGTGATTTCGGCTGCTGTTGGAAGCCCCAAAATATTTTTGACAATTTTGGAGTCAAACCCTTCCATTGGACAGGTATTATATCCTTCAGCTTGCATGCTGTACATAAAAGTCATGGCGGCCAACGAAACACTTTTGTGAATGGTGATGCGTACGTCATGTCTACCAACTTGCCTTACAACAGGTCGTTTTAAGCCTTCAAACCAGATATAAGCTTTTTTCCAAAGGTCTGAAAAACCGAAACGGTCACTTTTACCATAAAGCATAGGCATCAGTTTGGTATAATAGCTAATGGCCCGTTTAGCCTTTTTGTCTGTACGACCTTCGTAGACTTTTTTCATTTCATCCAGCAGTACCTTTTGCCTTTTTTTCCATAGGTCAGGACGAGCGACAAATACGACAAGTTCG is a window from the Limibacter armeniacum genome containing:
- a CDS encoding nitroreductase family protein; translated protein: MIETKSKASVFEDVVRERRSVRIYDQNAEFDQNAVKRSLENAVLAPNSSNMQLWEFYRIKDKQTLQQLSKACLGQQAASTAHELVVFVARPDLWKKRQKVLLDEMKKVYEGRTDKKAKRAISYYTKLMPMLYGKSDRFGFSDLWKKAYIWFEGLKRPVVRQVGRHDVRITIHKSVSLAAMTFMYSMQAEGYNTCPMEGFDSKIVKNILGLPTAAEITMIIGCGPAAPEGIYSERFRVANEEVIFEI